Proteins from one Pygocentrus nattereri isolate fPygNat1 chromosome 16, fPygNat1.pri, whole genome shotgun sequence genomic window:
- the LOC108415712 gene encoding proteinase-activated receptor 2-like, protein MGWNETQLFSINDTLEEMQSVLWEELSNESAEPPFDIIAIDPPLIRLHHEVNFTKTSEDMPSVKGNLTTVFLTIVYIFVFIVGLPTNAMALWVFLFRKKKKHPASILLANLALADLLFIVWLPLKITYHFNGNDWTFGEPLCKVLVGFFYGNMYCSTIFIACISVQRYWGIVHPLSRKKTNSRATVCISLCVWVVVWLLTIPLYMYQQTVKVTNLMTTCHDVVYRNQLDFPIGYFLTMGIVGYVVPCVVCIVAYFLIFKSLRSSFTKTSGNKKKRKAVILMVIVLVMFLVCFTPNNIMVMVHFSLLARGIENDTHGLYIITLCLSSLNSCLDPFVYYFISDEFRDHVKNTLMCHSARSAERMKVAFRPLKVSTESSS, encoded by the exons ATGGGCTGGAATGAGACTCAGCTGTTCAGCATTAACGACACACTGGAAG AGATGCAGTCTGTCCTCTGGGAAGAATTATCGAATGAAAGTGCAGAACCACCTTTTGATATCATTGCTATTGATCCTCCACTCATTAGATTACATCATGAGGTGAACTTCACCAAAACGAGTGAAGACATGCCTTCAGTAAAAGGAAACCTCACCACCGTCTTCCTCACCATCGTTTACATCTTCGTCTTCATTGTGGGGTTGCCCACCAACGCCATGGCCCTCTGGGTGTTCCTCTtcaggaagaagaagaagcatcCAGCGTCCATCCTACTGGCCAATCTAGCGCTGGCTGACCTGCTCTTCATCGTGTGGCTCCCACTGAAGATCACCTACCACTTCAACGGCAATGACTGGACCTTCGGGGAGCCGCTGTGTAAAGTCCTAGTGGGGTTTTTCTACGGGAATATGTACTGCTCCACTATCTTCATAGCCTGCATCAGCGTCCAGCGCTACTGGGGGATTGTCCACCCActttctagaaaaaaaacaaacagccgTGCAACTGTCTGcatctctctttgtgtgtgggTTGTAGTCTGGCTCCTCACCATACCGCTCTATATGTATCAGCAGACTGTTAAAGTCACCAATCTGATGACCACCTGCCATGACGTAGTTTACCGAAACCAGTTAGATTTTCCTATTGGATATTTCCTCACTATGGGCATTGTGGGATATGTAGTTCCCTGTGTGGTGTGCATAGTGGCATATTTCCTCATATTCAAGTCCCTCAGGAGCTCTTTTACAAAGACCAGTGGCAACAAGAAGAAAAGGAAGGCTGTAATCCTGATGGTCATTGTTCTGGTGATGTTCCTGGTCTGCTTCACTCCCAATAACATCATGGTGATGGTGCATTTCTCTCTGCTGGCTCGAGGGATCGAGAATGACACTCATGGCTTGTACATCATCACACTGTGCCTGTCCAGCCTGAACAGCTGTCTGGACCCATTTGTGTATTATTTCATCTCAGATGAGTTCAGAGATCATGTGAAGAACACGCTGATGTGTCACAGTGCACGTTCTGCTGAGAGGATGAAGGTGGCCTTCAGACCTTTGAAGGTCTCCACAGAATCTTCATCGTAG